Part of the Pseudomonas chlororaphis genome, TGAGCCGTCATCGCGCCCACCTGAGCAGGGCTGCATTTCGGTGGCGCTTGACCTTGCCAGCATGGCAAGGTTGATCCTGTAGTCATTCACTACAGGGAGCCAGACCGATGTCCGAATCCAGCACCTTCGACCTGCCGATCAGCGGCATGACCTGCGCCAGTTGCGCCGGGCGGGTCGAGCGGGCCTTGAGCAAGGTGGCGGGCGTGAACAGCGTCAGCGTCAACCTCGCCAACGAACGCGCCCATCTCGAATTGAACGGCCAGGTTGACCCGCAGATCCTCGTCGATGCGGTCAGGCGTGCCGGCTATGAGGCCGAGGTCAGGCCCGTCGAGCCATCCGCCGAAGTGCAACGCCAACGCCTGGACCATGAACGCCTGGCATTGGTGCTGGCGATCCTGCTGGCCTTGCCGCTGGTGTTGCCGATGTTGCTGCAGCCGCTTGGCGTGCACTGGATGTTGCCAGCCTGGGTGCAGTTCGCCCTGGCGACTCCGGTCCAGTTCATCTTCGGGGCGCGTTTTTATGTCGCCGCCTTCAAGGCCGTGCGCGCCGGCGCCGGCAACATGGACCTGCTGGTCGCCCTGGGCACCAGCGCCGGCTACGGCTTGAGCCTTTACGAGTGGGCCAGCGCCCGCCCCGGCAGCCTGCCGCACCTGTACTTCGAAGCCTCGGCGGTGGTGATAGCCCTGGTACTGCTGGGCAAGTACCTGGAAAGCCGCGCCAAGCGACAGACCGCCAGCGCCATCCGCGCCCTCGAAGCCTTGCGACCGGAGCGGGCGATCCAGGTGGTCGACGGCCAGGAGCGCGACGTCGCCATCAGCGCCTTGCGCTTGAATGACCTGGTGCTGGTCAAGCCCGGCGAGCGCTTCCCGGTGGACGGTGAAGTGCTGCAAGGCCAGAGTCACGCCGACGAAGCCCTGATCAGCGGTGAGAGCCTGCCGGTGCCCAAACAGCCCGGCGACAAGGTCACCGGTGGCGCCATCAATGGCGAGGGCCGACTGTTGGTGCGCACCCAGGCACTGGGTGCCGAAACCGTCCTGGCGCGCATCATTCGCCTGGTGGAGGACGCCCAGGCCGCCAAGGCACCGATCCAGAAACTGGTGGACAAGGTCAGCCAGGTCTTCGTGCCGGTGGTGCTGGTGCTGGCCTTGGCCACGCTGGTCGGCTGGTGGTGGTACGGTGCGCCGCTGGAAGTCGCCGTGATCAATGCCGTGGCAGTGCTGGTGATCGCCTGTCCCTGTGCCCTGGGCCTGGCGACGCCGACCGCGATCATGGCCGGCACCGGCGTGGCTGCGCGCCACGGGATCCTGATCAAGGATGCCGAAGCGTTGGAGCGTGCCCACGAAGTCGACACCGTGGTGTTCGACAAGACCGGCACCCTGACCTCGGGCACCCCGCGCATCGTGCACTTCAGTGCCCTGGAGGGTAACGAAGACACGCTGCTGCAGTGGGCCGGCGCGTTGCAACGCGGCAGCGAGCATCCCCTGGCCAAGGCGGTGCTGGACGCCTGCGGCGAACGCGACTTGAGCGTGCCGGACATCAACGACAGCCAGTCCCTGACCGGCCGCGGCATTGCCGGCAGCCTCGACGGACGTCGCCTGGCATTGGGTAACCGGCGCCTGCTGGAAGAACGGGGCCTGGACCCCGGCACGCTGGCCGAGTCGGCGCAAGCGTGGGAAAGCGAAGGCCGCACGTTGTCCTGGCTGATCGAGCAAGCCCCGACGCCACGGGTATTGGGCCTGTTCGCTTTCGGCGACTCGCTCAAGCCCGGCGCCCTGGCTGCCGTCCAGGCCCTGGTTAAGCGCCACATCGCCAGTCACCTGCTCACCGGTGACAACCAGGGCAGCGCCCGGGTGGTGGCTCAAGCGCTGGGCATCGCCAACGTGCATGCCGAGGTGCTGCCGGCGGACAAATCCGCCATCGTCCAACAATTGAAAGACCGTTCGGTGGTGGCAATGGTCGGCGACGGCATCAACGACGCCCCTGCGCTGGCCGCCGCGGACATCGGCATTGCCATGGGTGGCGGCACCGATGTGGCCATGCACGCGGCTGGCATCACCCTGATGCGCGGCGACCCGCGACTGGTGCCGGCAGCGCTGGACATCAGCCGCAAGACCTACGCCAAGATCCGCCAGAACCTGTTCTGGGCGTTCGTCTACAACCTGATCGGCATTCCCCTGGCGGCATTCGGCCTGCTCAACCCGGTGCTGGCCGGCGCGGCGATGGCACTGTCGAGCGTCAGCGTGGTGAGCAATGCGTTACTGTTGAAATTCTGGAGACCCGAGCCGTTGGAGGACAAGCGATGAACATCGGCCAAGCAGCCCGGCAGAGCGGCCTGAGTGCGAAGATGATCCGGTACTACGAATCCATCGGCCTGCTCAAGGCGGCCCATCGTACCGACAGTGGCTACCGGATCTACGGCGCCGAAGACCTGCATACGCTGGCGTTCATCAAGCGCTCGCGGGACCTGGGGTTTTCACTGGAAGAGGTCGGCAAACTGCTGACCCTCTGGCAGGACCGCCAACGGGCCAGCGCTGATGTGAAGGCCCTGGCCCGGCAGCACATCGACGAACTGAACCAGAAAATCCGCGAACTGGCCGAACTGCGCGACACCCTCCAGGACCTGGTGGACCACTGCCACGGCGACCACCGCCCGGACTGCCCGATCCTCAAGGAACTGGCGTCGGGGTGCTGCGCCCGACCCGCCTGAGTGCCCGCCCCCGGGGAATGGAAAAATTGCCCTCGGCACACCGTTCCTTGTGGGAGCGGGCTCGCCCGCGAAGGCGTCATTCCAGCCAGCTCACCTATCGCCTGACACAGCGCTTTCGCGGGCAAGCCCGCTCCCACAGTGGGTCTTCGGGGGACGGAAGAATTGCGCTCGGCACACCGCTCCTTGTGGGAGCGGGCTTGCCCGCGAAGGCGCCATTCCAGCCAGCTCACCTATCGCCTGGCACAGCGCTTTCGCAGGGCAAGCCCGCTCCCACAGGGTTCACTCACCGGGCCGGGCTTATTGCATCCAGGGCGGAGGCGGTTCTTCGGTTTTGCCGGGGGGGGCATCGTCGGCGGTGCGGGCGGCCTGGCGGCGTTGCTCATCCAGGCGGGCGGCCTCGATCTCGCGCATGACCCCACCCACATCCGCCAGTTCTTCAGGCTCGTCGAACTCGCCGGTCAACACGCTGGCCGGGTGCAAGGTGCCGGACTCATACAACGCCCACATCTCCTTCGCGTATCGGGTGCGCTTGAGTTCCGGGGCGAACCGGCCGAAGTAGGACGCCATGTTGCCCACGTCTCGCTCCAGCATGCTGAAAGCATGGTTGTTGCCCGCGGCATCCACGGCCTGCGGCAGGTCGATGATCACAGGCCCGGTCGGCGTAAGCAGCACGTTGAACTCGGACAGGTCACCGTGCACCAGCCCGGTACACAACATCAGCACGATCTGGGAAATCAGGAACGCGTGATACTCACGGGCCTGATCCGGCTCCAGCACCACATCGTTCAAACGTGGCGCCGCATCGCCGTACTCATCGGCCACCAGCTCCATCAGCAGCACGCCTTCGAGAAAGTCATACGGCTTGGGGACTCGCACACCGGAGTTCGCCAGCCGGAACAGCGCCGCCACCTCGGCGTTCTGCCAGGCGTCCTCGGTCTCCTTGCGCCCGAACTTCGAGCCCTTGGCCATGGCCCTGGCCTGCCGGCTGTTACGCACCTTGCGGCCTTCCTGGTATTCGGCCGCCTGACGAAAACTTCGCTTGTTCGCCTCCTTGTAGACTTTGGCGCAACGTAACTCGTTGCCGCAGCGCACCACATAAACAGCTGCTTCTTTACCACTCATGAGTGGGCGCAGCACTTCGTCGACCAGACCGTCCTCGATCAGGGGTTCAATGCGTTTTGGAGTCTTCATCAGCTTTTATTGTGGGTCCTTTATTACCGAACACGCGAATGACAGTCGTTATACGGCAATCCTCGCTCCACGGGGAGGGGTTGCCGACCTATGAACCTGCGATGCACACACTGTGCCGGATCGCATCGAACGTGCCGAATCATAGCCGACGCCGAGCGCGGCGCCGGTAACGGGAGG contains:
- a CDS encoding metal ABC transporter ATPase; its protein translation is MSESSTFDLPISGMTCASCAGRVERALSKVAGVNSVSVNLANERAHLELNGQVDPQILVDAVRRAGYEAEVRPVEPSAEVQRQRLDHERLALVLAILLALPLVLPMLLQPLGVHWMLPAWVQFALATPVQFIFGARFYVAAFKAVRAGAGNMDLLVALGTSAGYGLSLYEWASARPGSLPHLYFEASAVVIALVLLGKYLESRAKRQTASAIRALEALRPERAIQVVDGQERDVAISALRLNDLVLVKPGERFPVDGEVLQGQSHADEALISGESLPVPKQPGDKVTGGAINGEGRLLVRTQALGAETVLARIIRLVEDAQAAKAPIQKLVDKVSQVFVPVVLVLALATLVGWWWYGAPLEVAVINAVAVLVIACPCALGLATPTAIMAGTGVAARHGILIKDAEALERAHEVDTVVFDKTGTLTSGTPRIVHFSALEGNEDTLLQWAGALQRGSEHPLAKAVLDACGERDLSVPDINDSQSLTGRGIAGSLDGRRLALGNRRLLEERGLDPGTLAESAQAWESEGRTLSWLIEQAPTPRVLGLFAFGDSLKPGALAAVQALVKRHIASHLLTGDNQGSARVVAQALGIANVHAEVLPADKSAIVQQLKDRSVVAMVGDGINDAPALAAADIGIAMGGGTDVAMHAAGITLMRGDPRLVPAALDISRKTYAKIRQNLFWAFVYNLIGIPLAAFGLLNPVLAGAAMALSSVSVVSNALLLKFWRPEPLEDKR
- a CDS encoding transcriptional regulator, yielding MNIGQAARQSGLSAKMIRYYESIGLLKAAHRTDSGYRIYGAEDLHTLAFIKRSRDLGFSLEEVGKLLTLWQDRQRASADVKALARQHIDELNQKIRELAELRDTLQDLVDHCHGDHRPDCPILKELASGCCARPA
- a CDS encoding kinase, producing MKTPKRIEPLIEDGLVDEVLRPLMSGKEAAVYVVRCGNELRCAKVYKEANKRSFRQAAEYQEGRKVRNSRQARAMAKGSKFGRKETEDAWQNAEVAALFRLANSGVRVPKPYDFLEGVLLMELVADEYGDAAPRLNDVVLEPDQAREYHAFLISQIVLMLCTGLVHGDLSEFNVLLTPTGPVIIDLPQAVDAAGNNHAFSMLERDVGNMASYFGRFAPELKRTRYAKEMWALYESGTLHPASVLTGEFDEPEELADVGGVMREIEAARLDEQRRQAARTADDAPPGKTEEPPPPWMQ